In Aequorivita sp. H23M31, a single window of DNA contains:
- the yidC gene encoding membrane protein insertase YidC, translating to MEQKKFDFNSLLGFILIGGILIWMLYINQPTEEELQEKARTEAAAKEKAENEKTKEDITLSNAIADSASAVKDGDSLALDELKNKLGSFAYSGTLPSATDNITVFENDVLYLKVSNKGGYITEALLKNFTKYDSVPIYLIKNGNASLNLQFSAENRTLNTEELYFEPTLSKSGEDNVLSMKLKTSANGFIEYRYTLHPGEYMMDFAINSQGLDGVLSTSQPMYLDWSLKGYRHAKSISYENRYTRLTYEYENGKHSKLSPSGDDKEVEKDVTWMNFRQHFFSSMLLTDTPFKEVALKSENLVHDEEIDTVFTKQYDARMLLEPKNGGLSYNMNMYYGPSDYQIFKKYGRNLDEAMPLGWGIFGVINKYVIIPLFAFLTDFLPAGIAIIVLTILIKLLLSPVQYKQYLAQAKMKVLKPEMDAIKEKYKDNKLKIQQETMKLQNSAGASPLKGCLPALLQIPVFYALFTFFPSAFDLRQKRFLWADDLSSYDTIAELPFHIPFYGDHVSLFPILASIAIFIYMMMTTGQSMQQQQQPGMPNMKFLMYLSPLFMLVFFNNYASGLSLYYFISNLITIGIMLVIKNFIIDEEKIHAKIQVKKAQPKKQNKFQRKMAEMMEQAEEQKRASKR from the coding sequence ATGGAACAGAAAAAATTCGACTTTAACTCACTTCTAGGTTTTATCTTAATAGGGGGTATCCTAATTTGGATGTTATACATTAATCAACCCACGGAGGAAGAACTTCAGGAGAAAGCACGAACTGAGGCTGCGGCAAAGGAAAAGGCTGAAAACGAAAAAACAAAGGAGGATATTACTTTGTCAAACGCCATTGCAGACTCTGCTTCTGCCGTAAAGGACGGAGATTCTCTTGCACTTGACGAGCTAAAGAATAAGTTGGGTTCATTTGCCTATTCAGGAACTCTTCCTTCTGCCACAGATAATATTACGGTTTTTGAGAATGATGTTCTTTATCTGAAAGTGAGCAATAAAGGAGGATATATTACCGAAGCTCTTTTAAAGAATTTCACTAAATACGATTCCGTTCCTATTTATCTTATTAAGAATGGCAATGCATCTCTCAATCTTCAGTTTTCGGCCGAGAACCGAACGCTGAATACCGAAGAGCTATATTTTGAGCCTACCCTTAGCAAAAGTGGAGAGGACAATGTGCTTTCAATGAAGCTTAAAACCTCAGCAAATGGCTTTATCGAGTATAGGTACACTCTGCATCCGGGGGAATATATGATGGATTTTGCAATTAATAGCCAAGGTCTGGATGGTGTTTTGAGTACATCCCAACCGATGTATCTCGATTGGAGTTTAAAAGGCTATCGTCACGCAAAAAGTATTTCATACGAAAACCGATATACCCGACTGACCTATGAGTACGAAAATGGAAAACATTCCAAATTATCCCCTTCAGGAGATGATAAAGAAGTAGAAAAAGATGTTACATGGATGAACTTCCGTCAGCATTTCTTCAGTTCGATGCTGCTTACCGATACTCCTTTTAAGGAAGTTGCTCTTAAATCTGAAAATCTAGTCCACGACGAGGAAATAGATACTGTTTTTACCAAACAGTATGATGCTAGAATGCTCCTAGAACCCAAAAACGGTGGCCTATCCTACAATATGAATATGTATTATGGACCATCGGATTATCAGATTTTTAAGAAATATGGCCGCAACCTAGATGAAGCCATGCCGCTTGGTTGGGGTATTTTTGGAGTGATTAATAAATATGTGATCATCCCACTATTTGCATTTCTGACGGATTTCTTACCTGCGGGAATTGCGATTATCGTTTTGACTATTCTGATCAAACTTCTATTATCTCCAGTTCAATACAAACAGTATTTGGCTCAGGCAAAAATGAAGGTGCTAAAACCTGAAATGGACGCAATTAAGGAGAAGTACAAGGATAATAAGTTAAAGATACAGCAAGAGACAATGAAATTGCAGAATTCTGCAGGCGCCAGTCCACTAAAGGGCTGCCTCCCCGCACTTCTCCAAATTCCTGTTTTCTATGCGCTCTTTACATTTTTCCCGTCCGCTTTCGATTTACGGCAGAAAAGATTTCTTTGGGCAGATGACCTTTCCAGTTATGATACTATTGCTGAACTGCCCTTTCACATTCCGTTTTACGGTGATCACGTTAGTTTGTTCCCAATTCTTGCCTCAATCGCCATCTTTATTTATATGATGATGACTACGGGCCAGTCTATGCAGCAACAACAACAGCCAGGAATGCCTAACATGAAATTCCTGATGTATTTATCGCCACTATTTATGTTGGTATTCTTTAACAACTATGCCAGTGGACTTTCGTTGTATTATTTTATTTCCAATTTAATTACCATTGGAATTATGCTCGTGATCAAGAATTTTATCATCGATGAGGAGAAAATACACGCTAAAATTCAAGTGAAAAAAGCCCAGCCTAAAAAGCAAAATAAGTTTCAAAGAAAGATGGCTGAGATGATGGAACAAGCAGAAGAGCAAAAAAGAGCATCCAAAAGGTAA